The following proteins come from a genomic window of Heyndrickxia acidicola:
- a CDS encoding DUF1028 domain-containing protein: protein MTFSIVGYDPKEKTWGVAVQSKFLGVGAVVPFAKAGVGAIATQSYANTSYGPNGLALLEQGKSAQEVLDLLLQEDPDREMRQVGIVDANGQAATFTGKECYDWAGGTTGEYFAAQGNILVDEKTVESMKNTFLETEGALAKRLLRALNAGQAAGGDSRGMQSAALLVVKEAGGYGGFNDRLIDLRVDDHPKPIDELMRIYSLQRLYFSSSKPERIAAIEGEVEDELGRHLSRLGYLTETAGLSDALRAYLHTENFEMREQEKGKIDLDVLDFMKKQS from the coding sequence ATGACGTTTTCAATTGTAGGGTATGATCCAAAAGAGAAGACATGGGGAGTAGCAGTACAGTCCAAATTTTTGGGCGTGGGAGCTGTTGTTCCGTTTGCGAAAGCAGGAGTTGGAGCCATCGCCACACAGTCCTATGCGAATACTTCCTATGGGCCGAATGGCCTTGCGCTGCTGGAACAAGGGAAGAGCGCACAGGAGGTTCTTGACCTGCTCTTGCAGGAGGATCCTGACAGAGAAATGCGCCAGGTCGGCATTGTAGATGCAAATGGCCAGGCAGCCACATTCACAGGCAAGGAATGCTACGACTGGGCTGGCGGCACAACTGGTGAATATTTTGCTGCACAGGGAAATATTCTTGTCGATGAAAAAACGGTGGAGAGCATGAAAAATACATTCCTGGAAACGGAAGGCGCACTCGCAAAACGTTTGTTAAGGGCCTTAAATGCAGGCCAAGCGGCTGGAGGAGATTCACGCGGAATGCAGTCTGCCGCCCTGCTGGTTGTCAAGGAAGCAGGAGGGTATGGGGGCTTTAATGACAGGTTGATTGATTTGCGCGTAGACGATCATCCAAAGCCTATTGATGAGCTAATGCGAATCTATTCACTTCAGCGGCTTTACTTCTCTTCCTCCAAACCGGAAAGAATTGCAGCCATTGAGGGAGAAGTGGAAGACGAGCTCGGACGGCATTTAAGCAGGCTGGGCTATTTAACGGAAACAGCCGGTTTATCTGATGCCTTAAGAGCCTATCTGCATACGGAAAACTTTGAAATGCGAGAGCAGGAAAAAGGAAAAATCGACCTTGATGTGCTTGATTTTATGAAAAAGCAATCATAA
- the secA gene encoding preprotein translocase subunit SecA, protein MVAFLEKVFDANKRELKRLDKLANQIEELASDMEKLSDDQLREKTEEFKQRYQNGESLDDLLVEAFAVVREGARRVLGLYPYHVQLMGGISLHEGNISEMKTGEGKTLTSTMPVYLNALSGKGVHVVTVNEYLASRDAEEMGQLYEFLGLTVGLNLNSMSGEEKQEAYAADITYSTNNELGFDYLRDNMVLYEEQKVQRPLYYAVIDEVDSILIDEARTPLIISGQAQKSAALYIQANAFVRTLNKDEDFTYDEKTKSVQLTEDGINKAERAFGIENLFDISHVTLNHHINQALRANVSMHLDVDYVVQEDEIVIVDQFTGRLMAGRRFSDGLHQAIEAKEGVEIQNESMTMATITFQNYFRMYEKLAGMTGTAKTEEEEFRNIYNMRVVVIPTNRPIVRDDRADLIYASMAGKFNAVVEDIKERHEKGQPVLVGTVAIETSELISQLLKKSGVPHNVLNAKNHEREAEIILGAGQQGAVTIATNMAGRGTDIKLGEGVKELGGLAVVGTERHESRRIDNQLRGRSGRQGDPGVTQFYLSMEDELMRRFGSDNMKAMMTRLGMDDSQPIQSKMVSRAVESAQKRVEGNNFDSRKQLLQYDDVLRQQREIIYKQRNEVLASENLREIVEAMIQHVVENAVAVHTPQHEDEENWNLQGIVDYVHATLLHEGDVTVEDLRGKEPEEMVELILAKVKEDYNEKEESLGEEQMREFEKVILLRAVDTKWIDHIDTMDHLREGIHLRAYGQIDPLREYQSEGFAMFENMIASIEEDTAKYIMKAEIHNNLEREEVAKGQAVNPKADGETVKKKPAKKKDSAGRNAPCPCGSGKKYKNCHGKNI, encoded by the coding sequence ATGGTAGCTTTTTTAGAAAAAGTGTTTGACGCGAATAAACGTGAATTGAAACGCCTTGATAAGCTGGCGAACCAAATAGAAGAGCTTGCTTCAGATATGGAAAAACTATCGGATGACCAGCTTCGCGAAAAAACAGAGGAGTTCAAACAGCGCTATCAAAATGGCGAATCGCTGGATGACCTTCTTGTTGAGGCTTTTGCCGTTGTTCGTGAAGGAGCGCGCCGTGTACTTGGGCTTTATCCTTACCATGTACAGCTGATGGGCGGTATTTCCCTGCATGAAGGAAATATTTCTGAAATGAAAACCGGGGAAGGTAAAACATTGACTTCCACCATGCCGGTTTATTTGAATGCTCTTTCCGGAAAAGGCGTTCATGTGGTTACAGTCAATGAATACCTTGCCAGCCGTGACGCGGAAGAAATGGGACAGCTTTACGAATTTCTTGGACTGACTGTCGGATTAAACCTGAACAGCATGTCAGGCGAAGAAAAGCAGGAAGCCTATGCTGCTGATATTACGTACAGCACAAACAATGAATTGGGCTTTGATTATCTGCGTGATAATATGGTCCTTTATGAAGAGCAAAAGGTGCAGCGCCCGCTTTACTACGCGGTGATTGACGAGGTCGACTCCATCCTGATCGATGAAGCCCGTACGCCGCTGATCATTTCGGGACAAGCACAGAAATCTGCAGCCCTTTATATTCAAGCCAATGCATTTGTCCGTACGCTGAATAAAGACGAAGATTTTACGTACGATGAAAAAACAAAAAGCGTCCAGCTGACAGAGGATGGAATTAACAAAGCCGAGCGTGCTTTTGGCATTGAAAATCTTTTTGATATCTCACATGTTACGCTGAACCATCATATTAACCAGGCGTTAAGAGCCAATGTCAGCATGCATTTGGATGTCGACTATGTGGTTCAGGAAGACGAAATTGTCATCGTTGACCAGTTTACAGGACGCCTTATGGCAGGGCGCCGTTTCAGTGACGGCCTTCACCAGGCGATCGAAGCCAAAGAAGGCGTGGAAATTCAAAACGAAAGCATGACGATGGCGACCATTACATTCCAGAACTATTTCCGTATGTATGAAAAGCTTGCCGGGATGACGGGTACCGCTAAAACGGAAGAAGAGGAATTCCGCAACATCTATAATATGAGAGTTGTCGTCATTCCAACGAACAGACCGATTGTCAGGGACGACCGTGCTGACTTGATTTATGCCTCTATGGCAGGTAAATTCAACGCTGTTGTCGAGGATATTAAGGAACGCCATGAAAAAGGGCAGCCTGTTCTTGTAGGTACCGTTGCAATCGAAACATCTGAGTTGATTTCACAGCTTTTGAAAAAAAGTGGTGTTCCCCACAATGTCTTGAATGCAAAAAACCATGAACGTGAAGCTGAAATAATCCTTGGAGCAGGGCAGCAGGGTGCTGTCACCATTGCAACGAACATGGCAGGACGCGGTACGGACATCAAGCTTGGTGAAGGTGTGAAGGAACTCGGCGGTCTTGCGGTTGTCGGAACAGAACGCCATGAATCAAGACGTATCGATAATCAGCTCCGTGGACGTTCCGGCCGTCAGGGAGATCCTGGTGTCACTCAATTCTACCTTTCCATGGAAGATGAATTGATGAGAAGGTTCGGCTCTGACAATATGAAAGCCATGATGACACGCCTTGGAATGGACGATTCACAGCCAATCCAGTCTAAAATGGTGTCACGTGCAGTGGAATCAGCGCAAAAACGTGTAGAGGGCAATAACTTTGATTCACGTAAACAGCTCCTTCAATACGATGACGTCCTTCGCCAGCAGCGCGAAATTATTTACAAACAGCGTAATGAAGTACTTGCTTCTGAAAACCTTCGTGAAATCGTGGAAGCGATGATCCAGCACGTAGTGGAAAATGCGGTCGCTGTCCATACACCGCAGCACGAGGACGAAGAGAATTGGAACCTTCAGGGAATCGTGGATTATGTTCATGCCACTCTTTTACATGAAGGCGACGTAACGGTGGAAGACCTGCGCGGCAAGGAACCGGAGGAAATGGTTGAACTCATTTTAGCCAAGGTAAAAGAAGACTATAATGAAAAAGAAGAGTCCCTTGGCGAAGAGCAAATGCGTGAGTTTGAAAAAGTAATTTTGCTTCGTGCTGTGGATACTAAATGGATTGACCATATTGATACGATGGACCACCTGCGTGAAGGAATCCATCTGCGCGCTTACGGCCAGATTGATCCACTACGCGAGTATCAAAGCGAAGGTTTTGCTATGTTTGAAAATATGATTGCATCCATTGAAGAGGATACTGCTAAATATATTATGAAAGCGGAAATCCACAATAATCTTGAACGGGAAGAAGTGGCGAAAGGCCAGGCTGTCAATCCTAAGGCAGATGGTGAAACCGTTAAGAAAAAGCCTGCCAAAAAGAAAGACTCTGCAGGGCGCAATGCTCCATGTCCATGCGGAAGCGGCAAAAAGTATAAGAATTGCCACGGTAAGAACATATAA
- the prfB gene encoding peptide chain release factor 2 (programmed frameshift), giving the protein MELFEIRSELEKTAKKLADFRGSLDLENKETRIAELDEVMLEPNFWNDQQGAQTVINEANGLKELVNEYKDLMEIQENLELTHDLVKEEADPDLQAEMETELQELVSRLNEFELQLLLSEPYDKNNAILELHPGAGGTESQDWGSMLLRMYTRWAEKQGFKVETLDYLPGDEAGIKSVTLLIKGHNAYGYLKAEKGVHRLVRISPFDSSGRRHTSFVSCEVMPEFNEEIEIEIRTEDLKIDTYRASGAGGQHINTTDSAVRITHTPTGVVVTCQSERSQIKNREQAMKMLKAKLYQREIEEKEKALAEIRGEQKDIGWGSQIRSYVFHPYSMVKDHRTNTEVGNVHGVMDGDINIFIDSYLRSRIS; this is encoded by the exons ATGGAATTATTTGAAATACGGTCAGAGTTAGAAAAAACAGCTAAGAAATTAGCGGACTTTAGGGGGTCTCTT GACTTAGAAAACAAAGAAACCCGAATTGCCGAGCTTGATGAAGTCATGCTGGAGCCGAATTTTTGGAATGACCAGCAAGGTGCACAAACGGTTATTAATGAAGCAAACGGCTTAAAGGAACTAGTGAACGAGTACAAGGATCTTATGGAAATCCAGGAGAACCTTGAGCTGACCCATGACCTTGTAAAGGAAGAAGCCGATCCGGATCTACAAGCCGAAATGGAAACGGAGCTTCAGGAACTGGTTTCCCGCTTGAACGAGTTTGAGCTTCAGCTTTTATTAAGCGAGCCATACGATAAAAACAATGCCATCCTCGAGCTGCATCCGGGAGCAGGCGGTACAGAATCCCAGGACTGGGGGTCCATGCTTCTTCGTATGTATACACGCTGGGCTGAAAAGCAGGGCTTCAAGGTAGAAACACTAGATTATCTGCCAGGTGATGAAGCAGGCATTAAGAGTGTGACCCTGCTCATTAAAGGCCATAATGCTTACGGTTATTTAAAAGCGGAAAAAGGAGTGCACCGACTTGTGCGGATTTCGCCGTTTGATTCATCCGGCCGCCGCCATACCTCCTTCGTTTCCTGTGAAGTCATGCCGGAATTCAACGAGGAAATCGAAATTGAAATCCGTACGGAAGACCTGAAAATTGACACATACCGGGCAAGCGGCGCGGGCGGACAGCACATCAATACAACCGATTCTGCGGTCCGTATCACCCATACACCGACCGGCGTTGTTGTAACATGTCAATCAGAGCGCTCCCAGATCAAGAACCGCGAGCAGGCAATGAAAATGCTGAAAGCGAAATTGTATCAACGGGAAATTGAAGAAAAAGAAAAAGCGCTGGCAGAAATTCGCGGCGAACAAAAGGATATCGGCTGGGGAAGCCAAATCCGTTCGTATGTATTCCATCCATATTCCATGGTGAAGGACCACCGTACCAATACCGAGGTGGGAAATGTCCATGGCGTAATGGACGGAGACATCAATATCTTTATTGACTCATATCTGCGCTCACGTATCTCATAA
- a CDS encoding murein hydrolase activator EnvC family protein — MKAQIKNLQMSIVDANEKIRDKQQQVDDTKQKINDLEAQIKVLQKRIDERNQLLKQRARAMQQNGTSASYLDVILTSKSFGEMLDRLSAVNTIVNADKDIMMQQKRDQDKLKAAQAEVEKKLSELQGMLNQLEKMKADFNAKKSQANALMQKLGQKKDDIEKEKLSMSEQNDLLSAQKAAIDKAIQMEKGRLADEAQKAAEQAKQQNESSLSSSGSSSLPPVTSGMFTRPAEGYISSGFGAREGTYSGFHYGVDIANPGSNVPIVATADGVVSRSYLSSSYGNCIFITHDINGKIYTTVYAHMSARLVGNGAVVHKGQQIGIMGSTGESTGQHLHFELYPGPWIPSHATAVDPTHYINF; from the coding sequence TTGAAAGCTCAAATAAAGAATCTGCAAATGTCCATTGTGGATGCCAATGAAAAAATCCGTGATAAACAACAGCAGGTGGATGATACCAAGCAAAAAATAAATGATTTGGAAGCACAGATTAAGGTGCTGCAAAAGCGCATTGACGAACGAAATCAGCTGTTAAAGCAGCGTGCGCGCGCCATGCAGCAAAACGGTACATCCGCCAGTTATTTAGATGTCATTTTAACCTCCAAAAGCTTTGGGGAAATGCTTGACCGTCTTTCGGCTGTGAATACGATTGTCAATGCAGACAAGGATATTATGATGCAGCAAAAAAGAGACCAGGACAAGCTGAAGGCGGCACAGGCTGAAGTTGAGAAGAAGCTTTCAGAGCTTCAAGGAATGCTGAACCAGCTTGAAAAAATGAAAGCTGATTTTAATGCAAAAAAATCGCAGGCAAATGCACTGATGCAGAAGCTTGGACAAAAGAAAGATGATATTGAAAAAGAAAAGCTTTCAATGAGCGAGCAAAATGACTTATTAAGTGCTCAAAAAGCAGCGATTGACAAGGCAATCCAGATGGAAAAAGGTCGTTTGGCAGATGAGGCACAGAAGGCCGCTGAACAGGCAAAGCAGCAAAATGAATCTAGCCTGAGCAGCAGCGGATCCTCAAGCCTTCCCCCTGTCACATCCGGGATGTTTACGCGTCCGGCTGAAGGCTATATTTCTTCGGGATTCGGGGCCCGCGAAGGTACTTACAGCGGCTTCCATTATGGTGTTGACATTGCCAACCCTGGTTCAAATGTTCCGATTGTGGCAACAGCCGATGGTGTAGTAAGCCGTTCTTATCTGTCATCAAGCTATGGAAACTGTATCTTTATTACGCATGATATCAACGGAAAAATCTATACGACGGTTTATGCTCATATGTCCGCACGCTTAGTCGGAAATGGAGCAGTTGTTCATAAAGGCCAGCAAATCGGGATTATGGGAAGCACAGGCGAATCAACCGGCCAGCATCTTCACTTTGAATTATATCCGGGGCCGTGGATTCCATCCCATGCTACGGCAGTAGATCCGACTCACTATATTAATTTTTAA
- a CDS encoding gamma-glutamyltransferase family protein has translation MKFDHLYQPYPSARNTVFARNGMVATSQPLAAQAGLEILQKGGNAIDAAIAAAAALTVTEPTSNGIGADAFALVWTKGKLHGLNASGPAPSSISIEALKERGYEKMPVHGVVPITVPGAPSAWAELSRKFGKLSLTDVLAPAIRYAEEGYAITPTLGKYWGYAFKRFKEVLTGEEFQEWFRTFASMGKAPEIGGIWRSKDHADTLRKIAESNGESFYRGELAEKIADYVQKYDGFLSKEDLAAYQPEWVEPISVSYRGYDVWEIPPNGQGLVALMALKIAGGFDFTEKETVDTYHKQMETMKLSFTDGKAFITDPAHMEAEVGHLLSEEYARKRRELIGEEAIEPEVYTPPKGGTVYLAAADGEGNMVSFIQSNYMGFGSGIVVPGTGIALQNRGHDFSLDPGHANSLKPGKKTYHTIIPGFLTKDNEAVGPFGVMGGYMQPQGHFQVIMNTIDFHLDPQAALDAPRWQWLEGKKFTVESHFPRHLLQALIRKGHQIQVTSDSGAFGRGQIIWRNPETGVLMGGTESRTDGHIAAW, from the coding sequence ATGAAATTTGATCATTTATACCAGCCCTACCCGTCTGCCCGCAATACCGTTTTTGCCCGGAATGGCATGGTGGCCACATCACAGCCGCTTGCTGCACAGGCAGGCCTCGAAATTTTACAAAAAGGCGGGAATGCGATTGATGCTGCCATCGCGGCTGCGGCTGCATTAACGGTGACGGAGCCTACGTCTAATGGAATCGGAGCAGACGCTTTTGCCCTTGTATGGACAAAAGGAAAGCTTCATGGATTGAATGCAAGCGGCCCTGCCCCTTCTTCCATCTCGATTGAGGCGTTAAAGGAAAGAGGATATGAAAAGATGCCGGTTCACGGCGTTGTCCCTATTACCGTTCCGGGTGCCCCGTCTGCCTGGGCAGAGCTTTCAAGGAAGTTCGGTAAGCTGTCCCTAACGGACGTGCTTGCACCGGCCATTCGCTATGCAGAGGAGGGCTATGCCATCACGCCAACCCTTGGGAAGTATTGGGGATATGCGTTTAAGCGCTTTAAAGAAGTGCTTACAGGAGAAGAGTTCCAAGAATGGTTCCGTACGTTTGCGTCTATGGGGAAGGCTCCAGAAATTGGGGGTATATGGCGATCGAAAGACCACGCAGATACACTTCGAAAAATAGCGGAATCAAATGGCGAGAGCTTTTACAGAGGAGAGCTTGCCGAAAAAATAGCGGATTATGTTCAAAAGTACGATGGCTTCCTAAGCAAAGAGGATTTGGCTGCCTATCAGCCGGAATGGGTTGAACCGATTTCTGTGAGTTACCGCGGGTATGATGTGTGGGAAATTCCGCCCAATGGTCAAGGCTTGGTGGCATTGATGGCGCTTAAGATTGCAGGAGGTTTTGATTTTACCGAAAAAGAAACCGTTGATACATACCATAAGCAAATGGAGACTATGAAGCTTAGTTTTACAGACGGGAAGGCCTTTATTACCGATCCTGCCCATATGGAGGCTGAGGTTGGGCATTTGTTATCTGAGGAGTATGCCAGGAAACGCCGTGAGCTGATCGGAGAGGAAGCGATTGAGCCTGAAGTTTACACGCCTCCAAAGGGCGGGACGGTTTACTTGGCGGCGGCGGATGGGGAAGGCAATATGGTTTCCTTTATCCAGTCCAATTATATGGGCTTTGGTTCAGGCATTGTAGTGCCGGGAACTGGTATCGCTCTGCAAAACCGAGGACATGATTTTTCACTTGATCCGGGCCATGCTAACTCGTTAAAGCCTGGAAAGAAAACGTACCATACCATTATTCCGGGTTTTTTGACGAAGGATAACGAAGCCGTTGGGCCGTTTGGCGTGATGGGCGGGTATATGCAGCCGCAGGGGCATTTCCAGGTCATCATGAATACGATTGATTTCCATTTGGATCCGCAGGCAGCGCTTGATGCTCCGAGGTGGCAGTGGCTGGAAGGGAAGAAGTTTACGGTGGAGTCCCATTTTCCTCGGCATCTCCTGCAGGCACTCATCCGGAAAGGCCATCAAATTCAGGTCACTTCTGATTCCGGAGCATTCGGGCGCGGGCAGATCATTTGGCGCAACCCCGAAACCGGTGTCTTGATGGGAGGAACCGAATCAAGGACGGATGGGCATATTGCAGCGTGGTAA
- a CDS encoding c-type cytochrome yields the protein MKRKVVGMLLGCLLLMGLAACGNAAGNNGQSSSSKTMDPQKIVNTTCIQCHGDNLKGAYGPNISHIGRELDKDQIANIINHGKGQMPPGLIDQKQAEVVAAWLAKKK from the coding sequence ATGAAAAGAAAAGTAGTCGGAATGCTTTTGGGATGCCTGCTTTTAATGGGACTGGCTGCCTGCGGAAATGCTGCTGGCAACAACGGCCAGTCATCCTCATCCAAAACGATGGATCCCCAAAAAATAGTCAACACTACCTGCATTCAATGCCACGGAGATAATTTAAAAGGTGCTTATGGACCGAACATCTCCCATATCGGCAGAGAGCTGGACAAGGACCAAATTGCCAATATTATTAATCATGGAAAAGGCCAAATGCCTCCAGGATTGATTGACCAAAAACAGGCAGAGGTAGTAGCAGCCTGGCTGGCCAAGAAAAAATAA
- the ftsX gene encoding permease-like cell division protein FtsX, whose translation MKIRTLKRHFRESIKSLGRNGWMMFASASAVTITLLLVGVFFVIMMNMNKIATDIEKDVEIRVHIDLTANPADENALKAQLESMPEVQSVTFSSKQKELQNLVQTMGSDFKLYQQDNPLYDVFIVKTKNPTDTPKAAAKIQNMNYVQSAIYGKGKVENLFKVLTVARNVGIVLIIGLLLTAMFLISNTIKITIFARRHELEIMKLVGATNWFVRWPFVMEGLWLGILGSILPITIISVGYTYLYKLIAPKLHDQLIQMLSANPFVWEVSILLLIMGMVIGVWGSSMSIRRYLKV comes from the coding sequence ATGAAAATTAGAACGCTAAAACGCCACTTCAGGGAGAGCATCAAGAGCTTGGGCCGAAATGGCTGGATGATGTTTGCTTCCGCGAGTGCAGTGACGATTACTCTTTTATTAGTAGGAGTATTTTTCGTCATTATGATGAATATGAACAAGATTGCGACAGATATTGAAAAGGATGTTGAGATTCGCGTACATATCGATCTTACAGCGAATCCGGCTGATGAAAATGCGCTGAAGGCTCAGCTTGAGTCGATGCCTGAGGTTCAGTCCGTCACATTCTCTTCCAAGCAGAAAGAACTTCAAAACTTAGTTCAGACAATGGGAAGCGATTTTAAGCTCTACCAGCAGGACAATCCGTTATATGACGTATTTATTGTAAAAACGAAGAACCCTACAGACACGCCAAAGGCTGCAGCAAAGATTCAGAACATGAATTATGTACAATCGGCCATTTACGGAAAAGGAAAAGTGGAAAACCTCTTCAAAGTTCTTACTGTAGCCCGAAATGTTGGAATCGTACTGATCATCGGGTTATTGCTGACAGCGATGTTCCTTATTTCGAACACGATTAAGATTACCATTTTTGCCAGAAGGCATGAGCTTGAAATTATGAAACTGGTAGGAGCAACCAACTGGTTCGTTCGGTGGCCTTTTGTAATGGAGGGACTGTGGCTTGGAATACTCGGCTCCATTCTCCCAATTACCATCATTTCAGTAGGCTATACCTATCTGTACAAACTGATAGCCCCAAAGCTTCATGATCAGTTAATACAGATGCTAAGCGCGAATCCATTCGTATGGGAAGTAAGCATACTCCTTCTAATCATGGGAATGGTGATCGGTGTATGGGGAAGCTCGATGTCCATTAGGCGCTATTTGAAAGTCTAA
- the ftsE gene encoding cell division ATP-binding protein FtsE: protein MIEMQEIYKKYPNGVMAANGLNVRIKQGEFVYVVGPSGAGKSTFIKMMYREERPTNGTITVNGVNLSKLKNKRIPYFRRQIGVVFQDFKLLPTLTAYENIAYALEVIEEEPKIIKKRVMDVLELVGLKNKARMLPTELSGGEQQRVSIARSIVNLPRVVIADEPTGNLDPETSWEIMKILEEINSRGTTVVMATHNREIVNAIKHRVIAIEGGKIVRDEHQGDYGYEN from the coding sequence ATGATAGAAATGCAAGAGATTTATAAAAAGTATCCGAATGGTGTAATGGCAGCCAACGGCTTGAATGTCCGCATCAAACAAGGAGAGTTCGTTTATGTGGTAGGACCAAGCGGCGCCGGTAAGTCTACATTTATCAAAATGATGTATCGTGAAGAAAGACCGACAAACGGAACCATTACGGTAAACGGTGTCAATCTATCAAAACTTAAGAATAAGCGCATTCCTTATTTCCGCCGGCAAATAGGCGTTGTTTTTCAGGACTTTAAGCTGCTTCCAACCTTAACGGCTTATGAAAACATTGCTTATGCACTTGAGGTAATAGAGGAAGAACCTAAAATTATAAAAAAACGTGTTATGGACGTCTTAGAACTTGTCGGTTTAAAGAATAAGGCAAGAATGCTTCCAACGGAACTCTCCGGCGGCGAACAGCAGAGGGTATCTATTGCGAGGTCCATTGTAAACCTTCCAAGAGTTGTGATTGCAGATGAGCCTACAGGAAACCTTGACCCGGAGACTTCATGGGAAATCATGAAAATCCTCGAAGAAATCAATTCAAGAGGAACAACAGTGGTCATGGCAACACACAACCGTGAAATTGTAAATGCCATTAAACACAGGGTTATTGCGATTGAAGGCGGAAAGATTGTCCGTGATGAGCATCAGGGGGATTACGGATATGAAAATTAG
- a CDS encoding YitT family protein: MRRKRGVPLEHPIWSKAMEYVYILVGSAIIALAFNVFLLPNEIASGGISGISTILHGVFNWKPAYVQWALNIPLFIAGLIFLGFQFGIKTLVGTIFLPFFVFLTEHLEPWTRNPLLAALFGGIGVGIGLGIVFRGKASTGGTDLAAQIINKFTGLTLGTCVAIIDGMVVLSAAVVFNIEKGLYALIGLYVTSKTIDLVQVGLSRSKAALIITDHNQEIREAILSKLDRGVTRLSAHGGYTENERPVLLCVVDQTEFTKLKQLVKSVDPAAFVIVMDASEVVGEGFKRNLH; encoded by the coding sequence ATGAGAAGAAAACGGGGGGTTCCTCTTGAGCATCCTATATGGTCGAAGGCAATGGAATATGTCTATATCTTAGTAGGATCTGCCATTATTGCTTTAGCGTTCAATGTTTTTTTGCTTCCTAATGAGATTGCGTCAGGCGGTATCAGCGGGATCAGTACGATTTTGCATGGAGTGTTTAATTGGAAGCCGGCTTATGTACAGTGGGCATTAAATATTCCGCTTTTTATTGCTGGGTTAATTTTTCTGGGCTTTCAATTTGGGATTAAGACCCTTGTGGGTACGATCTTTTTGCCTTTTTTCGTTTTTTTAACGGAGCATCTTGAGCCTTGGACCCGAAACCCCTTGCTTGCTGCATTATTTGGCGGGATTGGCGTCGGGATTGGTTTAGGGATTGTGTTCAGGGGAAAAGCTTCAACAGGGGGAACAGATCTTGCAGCGCAAATCATTAATAAATTCACAGGCTTGACGCTTGGTACCTGTGTGGCGATTATTGATGGGATGGTGGTCTTGTCCGCTGCAGTTGTTTTTAATATTGAAAAAGGCCTGTATGCACTGATTGGCCTTTACGTAACCAGTAAAACCATCGATCTTGTTCAAGTGGGCTTGAGCCGATCTAAAGCGGCTCTTATTATTACAGATCACAATCAAGAGATTCGTGAAGCTATTCTTAGTAAGCTCGACCGCGGAGTCACCCGGCTGTCAGCACATGGCGGTTACACGGAAAATGAGCGTCCTGTCCTCTTGTGTGTGGTGGATCAAACCGAATTCACCAAGCTGAAACAATTAGTAAAAAGTGTGGATCCTGCTGCATTTGTCATTGTCATGGATGCTTCTGAGGTCGTAGGAGAAGGTTTTAAACGGAACCTACATTGA